The proteins below are encoded in one region of Syntrophorhabdaceae bacterium:
- a CDS encoding S41 family peptidase → MNKKSKIFLSLFLVSVFLFGIYVGAQGKRTAQGAESKEIYEYLRTFSDVIDLVKRNYVEDVKDKDIVYAAIKGVLESLDPHSSFLPPDMYKEMQTDTKGEFGGIGIEITIKDGFPIVITPIEDTPAFKAGMKAGDHIVKIDGKPAKNMGLLDVVKLIRGPKGKAVTLTVAREGTQGLKEYTVVRDIIFVKSVKFRMLSDEYGYIRLAQFQEKTSKDLDNALKELEKSNRGQPLKGLILDLRNDPGGLLEQAVEVSDKFLSEGVIVSIEGRGGKKNPDDSKMKFYAQKKGRKFLGPMVVLVNEGSASASEIVAGALQDYKRAIIVGTKSFGKGSVQTIFPLGDGSAVRLTTAKYYTPKGRSIQSEGIAPDITVESTFVKSKEKVTPITEKDLEKKNNSKPVVKRPEDFRVKNLEDEDFQLYMGFQILKSWEALRGRTS, encoded by the coding sequence ATGAACAAAAAATCAAAAATCTTCTTAAGCCTGTTCCTTGTGTCCGTTTTTCTCTTCGGGATCTACGTCGGAGCCCAGGGGAAAAGGACGGCGCAGGGTGCGGAAAGCAAGGAGATATACGAATACCTGAGAACATTCTCCGACGTTATCGATCTCGTCAAACGCAATTACGTGGAGGACGTGAAGGACAAGGACATCGTTTATGCGGCGATCAAGGGGGTGCTTGAATCCCTCGATCCCCATTCATCGTTTCTTCCGCCGGATATGTACAAGGAAATGCAGACCGATACCAAGGGTGAGTTCGGGGGCATCGGCATCGAGATTACCATCAAGGACGGTTTCCCGATAGTCATCACCCCCATAGAGGATACCCCGGCGTTCAAGGCGGGCATGAAAGCGGGTGATCATATCGTAAAGATCGACGGGAAGCCGGCGAAGAACATGGGGCTCCTGGATGTGGTGAAGCTCATCAGAGGCCCGAAAGGCAAGGCCGTCACGCTGACGGTGGCCCGGGAAGGGACGCAGGGCCTGAAGGAATACACCGTGGTGCGCGATATCATCTTCGTAAAGAGCGTCAAGTTCAGGATGCTTTCCGATGAATATGGCTATATCCGGCTCGCACAGTTCCAGGAGAAGACCTCGAAGGACCTCGACAACGCCCTCAAGGAGCTTGAGAAAAGCAACAGGGGCCAGCCATTGAAAGGCCTGATCCTGGATCTCAGGAATGATCCGGGCGGACTTCTCGAACAGGCGGTCGAGGTATCGGACAAATTCCTTTCTGAAGGCGTCATTGTCTCCATAGAAGGAAGGGGCGGCAAGAAGAATCCCGATGACAGTAAAATGAAGTTCTATGCGCAGAAGAAGGGCAGGAAGTTCCTCGGTCCCATGGTCGTTCTCGTGAATGAAGGCAGCGCAAGCGCATCCGAGATCGTCGCGGGAGCCCTTCAGGATTATAAACGCGCCATCATCGTGGGGACAAAGAGTTTCGGAAAGGGTTCGGTACAGACGATATTTCCCCTCGGCGACGGCTCGGCCGTGAGGCTGACGACGGCGAAATACTATACACCGAAAGGCCGGTCGATACAGTCCGAAGGCATCGCCCCCGACATCACCGTGGAGAGCACTTTTGTGAAGTCGAAGGAAAAGGTGACCCCCATTACGGAAAAAGACCTGGAAAAGAAGAACAACAGTAAGCCTGTGGTAAAGAGACCCGAGGATTTCAGGGTCAAGAACCTTGAAGATGAGGATTTCCAGCTCTACATGGGTTTCCAGATCCTGAAGAGTTGGGAGGCGCTCAGGGGCAGGACCTCCTGA
- the truA gene encoding tRNA pseudouridine(38-40) synthase TruA, giving the protein MDRKRNISLLVEYDGTNYHGWQCQPNGVTVEETLKTAVERILDHPVTIYSAGRTDAGVHAFGQVVNFITEKGIDLTGIERGLNSMLPFDIRVRSAVERDLSFHARYSARSKTYLYSIHNAPRHSPFTVRYSWHVPYPLDGALMNTAARSMVGMRDFASFKKKKEPYRSCEREVLRAAVKRRGDFIYIIVEATGFLRYMVRNIVGTLLLVGKGRISVEEFEAIIGAKDRDSAGPTAPPQGLFLRRIKY; this is encoded by the coding sequence ATGGACCGTAAGAGGAACATATCCCTTCTCGTGGAGTACGACGGGACGAACTACCATGGCTGGCAATGTCAGCCCAATGGTGTCACCGTTGAGGAGACCTTGAAGACCGCCGTTGAAAGGATACTCGACCACCCCGTCACGATTTACAGCGCCGGGAGGACCGACGCGGGCGTGCATGCATTCGGCCAGGTTGTCAATTTCATCACCGAAAAGGGGATCGATCTCACCGGGATAGAGCGCGGATTGAACAGCATGCTGCCCTTCGATATCCGGGTAAGGTCGGCCGTGGAACGGGACCTTTCGTTCCATGCCCGTTACTCTGCCAGGAGCAAGACCTATCTCTACAGTATCCACAACGCACCCCGGCATTCCCCCTTTACGGTACGGTACTCATGGCATGTGCCTTACCCCCTCGACGGAGCGCTTATGAACACGGCGGCCCGGTCGATGGTGGGGATGCGGGATTTCGCCTCTTTCAAGAAGAAGAAGGAGCCCTATCGCAGCTGCGAAAGAGAGGTCCTCAGGGCCGCGGTGAAAAGGCGGGGTGATTTCATTTACATAATCGTCGAGGCGACGGGATTCCTGCGGTACATGGTCCGCAATATCGTGGGCACTCTCCTGCTGGTAGGGAAGGGAAGGATCTCGGTTGAGGAGTTCGAGGCGATCATCGGCGCAAAGGACCGGGACAGTGCCGGCCCCACGGCTCCTCCGCAAGGACTTTTCCTTAGAAGGATAAAGTATTAG
- a CDS encoding acyl-CoA dehydrogenase family protein produces the protein MLNLSDKHGMIQKIAEKLAKEKVAPRAKEIDSTGAFPWDLVDIYKKHGFLYLMLPEKFGGLDGDITSLCLVIEELAKVSGASSLIPLAHNVGVMPIMVAANEAQKEYIYSKLCEPDKLYVVAFALTEPDAGSDASHMRTTAVKEGDHYYLNGKKSMITNGANAQFFSVFASTNPAKRTQGISAFYVEKDYPGVIIGKSEDKMGMIGSDITEIIFDNVRLEKENLMGKEGQGWDIAMSTLNLSRPAVGAQAVGIAQGALDFAVEYAWKRVQFGQKLADFEGIQFMVADMATGVEAARALVYDAAHLLDMKVYERDKMSAIGVDKLSAMAKVYSADVAMKVTTDAVQILGGYGYTKEYPVERMMRDAKATQIYEGTNQVQRVVIARDIFRNRMG, from the coding sequence ATGCTAAATCTTTCTGATAAACATGGCATGATACAGAAGATCGCTGAAAAGTTGGCTAAAGAGAAAGTAGCCCCCAGGGCAAAAGAGATCGATTCCACGGGTGCGTTCCCCTGGGACCTCGTGGATATCTATAAGAAGCATGGTTTCTTATACCTCATGCTGCCCGAGAAGTTCGGCGGCCTCGATGGCGACATCACGTCGCTGTGCCTTGTCATCGAAGAACTGGCGAAGGTGTCCGGAGCGTCCTCTCTCATTCCTCTGGCGCATAACGTGGGTGTCATGCCCATCATGGTAGCCGCGAACGAGGCACAGAAGGAATACATTTACAGCAAGCTGTGCGAGCCTGACAAGTTGTATGTCGTCGCCTTTGCACTAACCGAGCCCGACGCAGGCTCCGATGCTTCCCACATGAGAACGACCGCGGTGAAGGAAGGCGACCACTACTACCTCAATGGGAAGAAATCGATGATCACCAATGGCGCAAATGCCCAGTTTTTTTCGGTCTTTGCCTCGACGAACCCGGCCAAACGGACGCAGGGCATCTCGGCCTTCTATGTTGAGAAGGACTATCCGGGCGTCATCATCGGCAAGAGCGAGGACAAGATGGGTATGATAGGCTCGGATATCACCGAGATCATATTCGACAATGTCCGTTTGGAAAAGGAAAACCTGATGGGCAAAGAGGGGCAGGGGTGGGATATCGCCATGTCGACCCTCAATCTTTCCCGTCCCGCCGTAGGGGCACAGGCAGTGGGGATCGCCCAGGGTGCCCTCGATTTTGCCGTTGAATATGCGTGGAAGAGGGTACAGTTCGGACAAAAACTGGCCGATTTCGAAGGCATCCAGTTCATGGTGGCCGACATGGCCACAGGGGTCGAGGCCGCGAGAGCCCTCGTTTATGACGCGGCGCACCTTCTTGACATGAAGGTTTACGAGAGGGACAAGATGAGCGCCATCGGTGTCGACAAGCTTTCGGCCATGGCGAAGGTCTATTCAGCCGATGTGGCAATGAAGGTCACGACGGATGCGGTGCAGATACTGGGCGGGTATGGCTACACCAAGGAATATCCGGTAGAGCGGATGATGCGCGACGCTAAGGCCACCCAGATATACGAGGGAACGAACCAGGTCCAGAGAGTTGTAATAGCACGGGATATCTTCAGGAACAGAATGGGGTGA
- a CDS encoding FprA family A-type flavoprotein: protein MRPIEIKPDIYWVGVIDWAVRDFHGYVTQNGTTYNNYLIMDDEVTLLDTVKHDFDATAVENIRRVVDPYRIKNIVINHIEPDHASSIATIMEYTPDATIFITDRGKKGLDRHFDTSRWRFRVVKSGDSLKTGKYTLTFLETPMLHWPDSMVTYVKEARLLISQDAFGQHMASAARFDDEFFACHSQFELDDAIMDYYANILMPFGKLIQAKIEEIVKLGLEIDMIAPDHGIIWRKDPGYIIQRYLDLARGKADLSAVIIYDTMWHSTELMSDPIMNGVTDEGVPCKVIKLRSTPMSQAIKEFWRSRGCLIGTPTINNVMFPSIAEFLYHLAGLRPKDRIIGGFGSYGWGGGAVKDAYARFQQMGLEIVEPGLQVVYKPSAEDMDKCYEFGRAFARRLKEYHEKFQEVS from the coding sequence ATGAGGCCGATAGAGATCAAACCGGATATTTACTGGGTTGGGGTGATCGATTGGGCTGTCCGGGATTTTCACGGTTATGTCACACAGAACGGCACGACGTACAATAATTATCTCATCATGGATGACGAGGTCACCCTGCTGGACACCGTTAAACATGACTTCGACGCGACAGCGGTGGAGAACATCAGGCGTGTCGTCGATCCCTACCGGATCAAGAACATCGTTATAAACCACATCGAACCGGATCATGCAAGCAGCATCGCGACGATCATGGAGTACACTCCCGATGCAACGATCTTCATCACAGATAGAGGAAAGAAGGGCCTTGATCGCCATTTCGATACATCGCGGTGGAGGTTCAGGGTAGTCAAGAGCGGCGACAGCCTGAAGACGGGGAAGTATACTCTGACGTTCCTTGAAACGCCGATGCTTCACTGGCCAGATTCCATGGTGACTTATGTAAAAGAGGCCAGGCTTCTCATATCACAGGACGCCTTTGGTCAGCACATGGCCTCTGCCGCCAGGTTCGATGATGAGTTTTTTGCATGCCATTCCCAATTCGAGCTCGACGACGCCATTATGGACTATTACGCCAACATCCTCATGCCTTTCGGGAAGCTCATCCAGGCGAAGATAGAGGAGATAGTGAAACTGGGGTTGGAGATCGACATGATAGCCCCTGATCACGGCATCATATGGAGGAAGGACCCGGGCTATATCATACAGAGGTACCTCGATCTTGCGAGGGGGAAGGCCGATCTGTCTGCCGTCATCATCTATGATACCATGTGGCACTCAACGGAGCTCATGAGCGACCCCATTATGAACGGCGTCACGGACGAGGGTGTGCCGTGCAAGGTGATAAAGCTCAGGTCGACGCCGATGAGTCAGGCTATAAAGGAGTTCTGGAGGTCGCGAGGCTGTCTTATCGGCACCCCTACCATAAACAATGTCATGTTCCCGTCGATCGCCGAGTTCCTCTATCACCTTGCCGGACTGAGGCCGAAGGACAGGATCATCGGCGGGTTCGGCAGTTATGGTTGGGGAGGCGGGGCGGTCAAAGACGCCTACGCCAGATTCCAGCAGATGGGGCTTGAAATAGTCGAGCCGGGGCTTCAGGTAGTGTACAAGCCGTCCGCGGAAGACATGGATAAGTGTTATGAGTTCGGTCGGGCGTTCGCCAGGCGCCTGAAGGAGTATCACGAGAAGTTCCAGGAAGTCTCATGA
- a CDS encoding flavodoxin family protein, producing MRLLVINGSPRVGGNTDLLVASALKDIDRHSHRVDIFRLNDMDIRPCQNCGGCTDTGVCVLEDRMQQIYPSLRKADRIILASPIYFLGLSAQTKTMIDRCQPLWCEKYIHNMPLHGTMHRKGLLILVGGMKKQIGADCSAATATAFFRSVSVEEHKTLTYLGIDSRGAILSHPTALEDVSEAARNLTAH from the coding sequence GTGCGACTTCTTGTAATCAATGGCAGTCCGAGAGTAGGGGGCAATACGGACCTCCTCGTTGCGTCGGCCTTGAAAGATATCGACCGGCACTCCCACCGGGTCGATATCTTCCGGCTCAATGATATGGACATAAGACCCTGTCAGAACTGCGGGGGGTGTACCGATACCGGGGTGTGTGTCCTTGAGGACAGGATGCAGCAGATCTATCCTTCCCTGAGGAAAGCGGACAGGATCATCCTTGCGTCCCCGATCTATTTCCTTGGATTGTCGGCCCAGACGAAGACCATGATCGACCGTTGCCAGCCCCTGTGGTGCGAGAAATACATCCATAATATGCCGCTCCATGGAACCATGCACCGCAAGGGCCTTCTCATACTCGTCGGCGGCATGAAGAAACAGATAGGCGCCGATTGTTCGGCCGCGACGGCCACGGCGTTTTTTCGGAGCGTAAGCGTCGAAGAGCACAAGACCCTGACCTACCTGGGCATAGACTCAAGGGGCGCCATCCTTTCGCACCCAACGGCCCTTGAGGACGTCTCCGAGGCTGCAAGGAACCTGACGGCCCATTAG
- the mnmA gene encoding tRNA 2-thiouridine(34) synthase MnmA, with protein METVFVAMSGGFDSFLAAYLLKKAGHRVVGVTFTLFDGPLFDGWDLAGCASTSAASGARDLCRYLSLPHHVIDLSDVFTERVVEPFIDGYRRGTTPNPCILCNRFIKFGAFYEKAIAMGADMIATGHYASTERRNGDILLKKGNDPSKDQSYFLYSIDKEALERTVFPLGQYTKEGLHSLARREGLCLPRSPESQDICFIPGGRYGDFLSRFIRPERGRIFLRDGTLLGYHEGVHLFTIGQRRGINVPYGEALYVVDIRADENTIVVGTKKDLESYALTAGAVSIRYPVNEGISARVRYRQPDKPCSCVLRDDTLSVRFQEPVDGVTPGQSVVLYHDDIVAGGGVIEKRVALRQALL; from the coding sequence ATGGAAACGGTATTTGTCGCCATGAGCGGGGGGTTCGACAGCTTTCTCGCGGCTTATTTGCTGAAGAAAGCGGGGCACCGGGTGGTCGGGGTGACCTTCACTCTCTTCGACGGACCCCTCTTCGACGGGTGGGATCTCGCCGGGTGTGCTTCGACATCCGCCGCGTCTGGCGCACGGGATCTTTGCCGCTATCTTTCCCTGCCCCACCACGTGATCGACCTGAGCGATGTTTTTACGGAGAGAGTCGTGGAGCCGTTCATAGACGGATACCGGCGCGGCACTACTCCGAATCCCTGCATTCTTTGCAACCGTTTCATAAAGTTCGGCGCCTTTTACGAGAAGGCCATCGCAATGGGTGCCGACATGATCGCAACGGGACATTACGCCTCCACGGAGCGCCGCAATGGGGATATCCTTCTCAAGAAAGGGAACGATCCGAGCAAGGACCAGTCTTACTTCCTTTACTCCATCGATAAGGAGGCACTGGAGCGAACAGTCTTTCCCCTTGGGCAGTATACGAAGGAGGGATTGCACAGTCTTGCCCGCAGGGAAGGCCTGTGCCTCCCCCGGTCTCCCGAAAGTCAGGACATCTGTTTCATCCCCGGAGGCAGGTACGGGGATTTCCTTTCTCGTTTCATCAGACCCGAACGGGGGCGCATATTCCTCCGTGACGGCACATTGCTCGGGTACCATGAAGGCGTGCACCTCTTCACTATCGGGCAGCGCCGGGGCATAAATGTTCCTTACGGAGAAGCACTCTATGTTGTCGACATCCGTGCCGACGAGAACACCATCGTGGTGGGAACGAAAAAGGATCTTGAGAGTTATGCGCTCACGGCCGGCGCCGTCTCCATTCGTTACCCTGTGAACGAGGGCATCTCGGCCAGGGTGCGCTACCGCCAGCCCGACAAGCCCTGTTCCTGCGTGCTTCGGGACGACACCCTGTCCGTAAGGTTCCAGGAGCCCGTGGACGGCGTCACACCGGGCCAGTCGGTGGTGCTCTACCATGACGATATCGTTGCAGGCGGCGGTGTCATAGAAAAACGTGTTGCATTGCGACAGGCCCTATTATAA
- a CDS encoding class I SAM-dependent RNA methyltransferase, translated as MNQYRLAATAAFGLEWIVARELKGLGFRETVVENGRVSFAGGEKDIAKCNIWLRTADRVLIEMARFSASDFEELFQGVLAVPWEEMVPLTGAVHVTGKSVRSKLSSVPACQSVVKKAVIEGMKRKHRAGVFNETGPRFGIEVSLNKDVVTIDMDTTGPGLHKRGYRTGAGEAAIKETLAAGLVYLSRWKPGAALADPFCGSGTIAIEAAMIGRNIAPGITRRFASEEWPFMPAEIWEDARREAAGLANRDKLHILASDIDETVISKARRNARHAGVLSAIDLSTRDFKDFPFGGEGGVVVSNPPYGERSGDRRTAIELARDMGAVFTRSPAWSFFILTGFEEFEKHYGRHADSNRKLYNGRIKCYLYGYFGSAGSR; from the coding sequence GTGAACCAATACAGACTTGCCGCCACAGCCGCTTTTGGTCTTGAATGGATTGTTGCCCGGGAGCTGAAAGGCCTGGGATTCCGGGAGACTGTTGTCGAGAACGGTCGGGTCTCCTTTGCGGGCGGGGAAAAGGACATTGCGAAATGCAACATATGGTTGAGGACGGCCGACAGGGTTCTTATCGAGATGGCGCGGTTTTCCGCTTCCGATTTCGAGGAGCTTTTTCAGGGAGTCCTCGCCGTTCCCTGGGAGGAGATGGTGCCTTTGACCGGCGCCGTCCACGTTACGGGCAAATCGGTGCGGTCGAAACTCTCCAGCGTTCCCGCATGCCAGTCGGTAGTGAAGAAGGCCGTCATCGAGGGAATGAAAAGGAAGCATCGCGCCGGGGTCTTTAACGAAACAGGACCGCGTTTCGGCATAGAGGTATCGCTGAACAAAGACGTGGTGACGATAGACATGGACACCACGGGCCCGGGGCTCCACAAAAGGGGATACCGGACGGGTGCCGGTGAGGCCGCTATCAAAGAGACCCTCGCTGCAGGGCTCGTGTACCTGAGCCGCTGGAAACCGGGAGCCGCCCTTGCCGACCCTTTTTGCGGGTCCGGCACCATCGCCATCGAGGCGGCAATGATAGGAAGAAATATCGCTCCCGGCATTACCCGCCGGTTTGCCTCCGAGGAGTGGCCCTTCATGCCTGCGGAGATATGGGAGGATGCAAGACGGGAGGCCGCAGGCCTGGCAAACAGGGACAAGCTCCATATCCTTGCGTCCGATATCGATGAGACTGTCATCTCGAAGGCCCGGCGCAATGCCCGGCATGCGGGGGTGCTTTCAGCGATCGACCTTTCGACGCGCGATTTCAAAGATTTCCCCTTTGGCGGGGAGGGGGGGGTTGTCGTGAGCAATCCGCCCTATGGAGAGCGTTCAGGGGACAGAAGAACGGCAATAGAATTGGCCAGGGATATGGGTGCCGTCTTCACCCGCAGTCCCGCATGGTCTTTCTTCATCCTCACAGGATTCGAGGAATTCGAGAAGCACTACGGAAGACACGCCGACAGCAATCGAAAGCTCTACAACGGCAGGATAAAGTGTTATCTCTATGGGTACTTCGGGTCCGCCGGAAGCAGGTAA
- a CDS encoding rubrerythrin family protein — protein MSKSEKNLEEAFAGESQANRKYLAFAKKADDEGFKQVAKLFRAAAEAETIHAHNHLRELKGIKSTKENLMEAIGGETHEFRSMYPAMIEEAKAEGNAGAVRTFQFANDVEIVHAGLYQKALDTLGKNEDADYWVCKVCGNTVEGEPPDECPVCKARKMAFYKVA, from the coding sequence ATGTCAAAAAGTGAAAAGAACCTCGAAGAAGCATTTGCCGGCGAGTCGCAGGCCAACAGGAAATACCTCGCTTTCGCGAAGAAGGCCGACGATGAAGGTTTCAAACAGGTAGCGAAACTTTTCAGGGCGGCAGCGGAGGCCGAGACCATTCATGCCCACAATCATCTCAGAGAACTCAAGGGCATAAAGAGCACCAAAGAGAACCTTATGGAAGCCATCGGCGGGGAGACTCACGAGTTCAGATCCATGTATCCGGCAATGATCGAAGAGGCGAAGGCGGAAGGGAACGCGGGCGCCGTGAGGACCTTTCAGTTCGCGAACGACGTTGAAATTGTCCATGCCGGGCTCTATCAGAAGGCACTCGACACACTCGGCAAGAACGAAGATGCGGATTACTGGGTCTGCAAGGTGTGCGGCAATACCGTGGAAGGCGAGCCGCCCGATGAATGCCCTGTGTGCAAGGCCAGGAAGATGGCTTTTTACAAGGTGGCCTGA
- a CDS encoding DUF362 domain-containing protein, giving the protein MSMVYFADLRTTPNRNLLDKLVDLMNAAKSHDRIRKNDLVAIKVHFGELGNTAYLRPVFLRTIAKRVKEAGGRPFLTDTNTLYTGSRSDTVSHLTTAIHNGFDYSCVECPIVIADGLRGTSGTRVPIQGEILKEVHIAKEIADADALVAVTHFKAHELSGFGGCLKNLGMGCATREGKLVQHSTVSPRVNAKKCKGCKLCQGYCPAGAISVASKKASISGTKCIGCGECTLICPFHAIEIEWNESPDTFQKKMIEYALGTLTDKTKRSLFINFVVQVSPACDCYPHNDAPIVRDIGILASDDPVAIDAASCDMVNNETSLPCTAIRHTLHSGEDKWRSLFPDIDWNIQLDHAEKIGLGTRKYTIKKV; this is encoded by the coding sequence ATGAGCATGGTCTATTTTGCAGATCTGCGAACGACGCCGAATCGCAACCTTCTCGACAAACTTGTCGACCTGATGAACGCAGCGAAGTCGCACGATAGGATCAGAAAGAACGACCTCGTCGCCATTAAAGTGCACTTCGGCGAATTGGGCAATACGGCATACCTGCGGCCCGTTTTTTTGCGCACCATAGCGAAACGGGTCAAAGAAGCCGGAGGCAGACCGTTCCTCACGGACACCAATACCCTCTACACAGGTTCACGAAGCGACACCGTCAGTCATCTCACGACGGCAATCCATAATGGTTTCGATTACTCCTGCGTGGAGTGCCCCATAGTGATAGCCGACGGTCTGCGCGGCACGAGCGGAACAAGGGTGCCCATACAGGGAGAGATACTGAAAGAGGTACATATAGCGAAGGAGATCGCCGACGCCGACGCCCTCGTGGCCGTGACACATTTCAAGGCCCACGAGCTTTCCGGGTTCGGAGGTTGTCTCAAGAACCTGGGCATGGGATGTGCCACGAGGGAAGGCAAACTGGTCCAGCATTCGACAGTCTCACCCAGGGTCAATGCAAAGAAATGCAAGGGATGCAAGCTCTGCCAGGGCTACTGTCCCGCCGGGGCCATCTCGGTGGCATCGAAGAAGGCCTCCATCAGCGGCACCAAATGCATCGGATGCGGGGAATGCACCCTCATCTGTCCTTTTCACGCCATCGAGATAGAGTGGAACGAATCCCCCGACACCTTCCAGAAGAAGATGATCGAATACGCATTGGGCACCCTGACGGATAAGACGAAAAGATCGCTCTTCATCAACTTCGTCGTCCAGGTAAGCCCGGCGTGCGACTGCTATCCCCACAATGACGCCCCCATAGTCAGGGACATCGGCATCCTTGCGTCAGACGATCCCGTGGCCATCGACGCCGCATCCTGCGACATGGTCAACAACGAGACGTCTCTGCCGTGCACCGCCATCCGGCACACCCTTCATTCCGGCGAGGATAAATGGCGCTCCCTCTTCCCTGACATCGACTGGAACATCCAGCTTGACCACGCCGAGAAGATCGGGTTGGGAACGAGGAAATACACGATAAAGAAGGTCTGA
- the mscL gene encoding large-conductance mechanosensitive channel protein MscL — protein sequence MGKEFREFIMRGNVVDMAVGIIIGAAFVAIVKSLVDDIIMPPVGLLLGNIDFTNLFAVLKEGKALGPYATLAQAKAAGAVTINYGFFINTLISFLVVALSVFILIKNINRVKKAPVPAEPDTKECPYCLSTIPEKATKCAHCTAEIGQDKR from the coding sequence ATGGGAAAGGAATTCCGAGAGTTTATCATGCGAGGCAACGTGGTCGATATGGCCGTCGGCATTATCATCGGCGCCGCCTTTGTGGCCATAGTGAAATCCCTCGTCGATGACATCATCATGCCGCCCGTCGGGCTTCTCCTGGGTAATATCGATTTCACCAATCTCTTCGCGGTCTTGAAGGAGGGCAAGGCCCTGGGGCCATACGCGACGCTGGCTCAAGCAAAAGCGGCTGGCGCCGTAACAATAAATTACGGCTTCTTCATCAACACTTTGATCAGTTTCCTCGTCGTCGCCCTTTCTGTGTTCATCCTCATAAAGAACATCAACAGGGTGAAAAAAGCACCCGTCCCGGCGGAACCCGACACAAAGGAATGCCCCTACTGCCTGTCGACTATCCCCGAAAAGGCAACGAAGTGCGCACATTGCACGGCGGAGATAGGGCAGGATAAGAGGTGA
- a CDS encoding GYD domain-containing protein, giving the protein MPIYILVSKLTYEGRKTIKNNPERIREVDQEIEKMGAKVLAQYATLGMYDFINIVEAPDNETIARVSTELGARGTVEITTLSAIPIFEFVEKMG; this is encoded by the coding sequence ATGCCGATATACATACTCGTGAGCAAATTGACCTATGAAGGCAGAAAAACGATCAAGAACAATCCCGAGCGTATCAGAGAGGTCGATCAGGAGATCGAAAAGATGGGCGCCAAGGTTCTTGCCCAGTACGCCACCCTGGGCATGTATGATTTCATCAATATTGTAGAGGCTCCCGACAACGAAACGATCGCCCGGGTATCCACCGAGCTCGGCGCCCGGGGCACCGTAGAGATTACAACATTATCCGCTATTCCGATCTTTGAGTTCGTTGAAAAGATGGGATAA